A part of Salvelinus alpinus chromosome 5, SLU_Salpinus.1, whole genome shotgun sequence genomic DNA contains:
- the ercc6l2 gene encoding DNA excision repair protein ERCC-6-like 2 isoform X2, with protein sequence MMASTSTADIKVWHEGDRCLAPSPRDGTLLRGGTIQKLPSTSHGEDMALVKFTDQHDEDEEEGAVFPVCKLQRPDTNQSSTSVVSAQEKPLFLCSQTPPGPSEPLVLSQSGVAVPYTINRYLRYYQKEGIQFIYDNYAQSRGCILGDDMGLGKTIQVIGFLAAVLGKTGTWEDIENNRPQFLLTQIPTQRSKPRKVFLIVAPLSVLYNWKEELETWGHFLTVVVHGLRKEEELARIRRGRSEIALTTYETLRLCPEQFNSIDWSAVIVDEAHKIKNPNSQITGAMKELRCPVRVGLTGTILQNNLDELWCVMDWANPRCLGSLGNFKNMFSDPIELGQKHSVTKRALATGRRAARALAGKLSHWFLRRTKALIREQLPKKDDRVVYCSLTSFQQTVYQAVLDTEDVTLLLRSSEKCDCHSGRSRRKCCYKVNARGVRVTDLYFSYLAILRKVANHVALLQSKGKTSKKQEQYVNEICEKVFQKFPDFTEKCKQAAFEAMSDPMYSGKMKLLDVLESYCMADGLEYSRLDGNTKSRERLKIVKEFNSCPDINLCLVSTMAGGLGLNFVGANIVVLFDPTWNPANDLQAIDRAYRIGQCRDVTVFRLISLGTVEEVIYLRQVYKQQLQSLVMGKESARRYFDAVQGPDGQKGELFGIQNLFRLQTQGTCLTRRILEREGRVEVGVMTASTHTGEEEERKSESEAGEVSARDHCELGNGGAIGSVGASRIPRGTTSGVLDFSSGSEEEGGRGGRSKVEKGNTTLPGRLSLLQHGFSRLLQRSGVRAGSESGEHSQSEGGRSDSEDDSDEDTSAVAPKGLSTAGSGGPQTPTLAPKGGNHLDAAPLKNDWDVSSGSETEEERNGGRGDGQRGRDHDPVTLSGESDDMGRKIPNLKRGIMRKRRVEEDSDDDSPPSGGGKRSNTKSPVSRMHQVVFDSESEDIDINIEELIRPCAQTHVLKRPTAHLRRREMGRAGKRETSNRPVDQSRRTRQAEDIETFTSSDENHTPVERVRSVTAPQNHNHGPDPQTDQHGTGAFTGLKNPKANQTVPSAKGPPCGTIDNVLGGVREVVYTHSNQYVVGGSKAEERISRAALRDVFERRRFSQLPANELRDTQETQPEHTPPFYTSHNDVGWVGAVHRPSVDHPVTHTIRSVHHPTQHTTVIIGETPGTIRRQQLEEMACVFGSSSLRQFAEEVLRSTSAQRLAQLRQYYTDQGPGVASIIRENFAEPHTAQPKVDRTASKPSSSSTTKHRPSSKRNQRVSLELQAAPRTPHRSVPEPQRDVSSSEEQRVRNTRGGKKKSGNSGVSRAAQCSSSDLDNSRSSPLGPGASGAQPVSSSSSSALSHPQAKPTASPQRGRSSLLSSPRKSEAVRRQRYRAQPSSPPSQQVLLTELLGDTSILDDLLRPRSKASSEPQRGFPKTPTSRAVFTPTSHSATPASCHPTTPPKPPSTPHPRPLTKPVPGPSSTTTPPSRSVTTPLTHPITPLFSLAPERSKNSHRDFWDILEEGNEERINKLTDLSEVERVCESASIRARGGTGGGEEKGNTSFWKRNDKFLWKK encoded by the exons ATGATGGCTTCAACTTCCACAGCTGACATAAAAG TGTGGCATGAGGGCGACAGATGCCTCGCTCCCAGCCCCAGAGATGGCACCCTACTACGAGGGGGGACAATCCAGAAACTCCCTTCCACTTCTCATGGTGAGGACATGGCACTGGTGAAGTTCACAGATCAACATGATGAAGATGAAGAAGAGGGGGCAGTCTTTCCAGTCTGTAAACTCCAGAGACCAGACACAAACCAGTCGTCCACCAGTGTAGTCTCTGCCCAGGAGAAGCCTCTATTCCTCTGCAGCCAGACACCCCCCGGTCCATCAGAGCCCTTGGTGTTGTCACAGAGTGGTGTGGCAGTCCCATACACCATCAACAG GTACCTGAGGTACTACCAGAAGGAAGGGATCCAGTTCATCTATGACAACTATGCCCAGTCCAGAGGATGTATCCTGGGAGATGACATGGGCCTGGGCAAGACCATTCAG GTCATTGGTTTCCTGGCTGCTGTGCTGGGTAAAACAGGGACATGGGAAGACATTGAGAACAACAGGCCTCAGTTTCTTCTCACTCAGATACCCACACAGCGAAGCAAACCCCGAAAG GTGTTCCTGATTGTGGCCCCTCTGTCGGTGCTGTACAACTGGAAAGAGGAGCTGGAGACGTGGGGTCACTTCCTGACCGTGGTGGTCCACGGtctgaggaaagaggaggagctgGCTCGCATCCGGAGGGGACGCTCTGAGATCGCCCTCACCACGTACGAGACCCTACGCCTCTGTCCGGAGCAGTTTAACAG CATTGACTGGTCTGCTGTGATAGTGGACGAGGCCCACAAGATCAAGAACCCCAACTCTCAGATCACTGGGGCAATGAAGGAGCTGAGGTGTCCGGTCAGAGTGGGCCTCACTGGCACAATCCTGCAGAACAACCTGGATGAGCTCTGGTGTGTCATGGACTG GGCCAACCCTCGTTGCCTTGGCAGCCTGGGTAACTTCAAGAATATGTTTTCGGACCCCATCGAACTGGGGCAGAAGCACAGCGTAACTAAGCGGGCGCTAGCGACAGGCAGGAGGGCGGCCCGGGCCCTGGCTGGGAAGCTCTCCCATTGGTTTCTCCGGAGGACCAAGGCTCTTATCAGAGAGCAGCTGCCCAAAAAAGACGACCGG GTGGTGTACTGTTCGCTAACGTCGTTCCAGCAGACTGTGTACCAGGCGGTACTGGACACGGAGGACGTCACCCTGCTCTTGCGCTCCTCAGAGAAGTGCGACTGTCACAGTGGACGCTCCCGCAGGAAGTGCTGCTACAAG GTGAATGCTCGGGGTGTGCGTGTGACAGACCTGTACTTCAGTTACTTGGCCATTCTCAGGAAGGTGGCCAACCACGTGGCTTTACTGCAGTCCAAGGGGAAAACCAGCAAAAAGCAG GAGCAGTATGTCAATGAGATCTGTGAGAAGGTGTTCCAGAAGTTTCCTGACTTCACAGAGAAATGCAAGCAGGCAGCATTTGAGGCCATGTCAGACCCCATGTACAGCGGAAAGATGAAG CTGCTGGACGTGCTGGAGAGCTACTGCATGGCAGATGGGCTGGAGTATAGCAGACTGGATGGCAACACCAAGTCCAGAGAGAGGCTGAAGATCGTCAAAGAGTTCAACAGCTGCCCTGACATCAACCTCTGCCTGGTCTCCACCAT GGCAGGGGGTCTGGGCCTGAACTTTGTGGGGGCCAACATTGTGGTCCTGTTTGATCCCACCTGGAACCCTGCCAATGACCTGCAGGCAATTGACAG GGCGTATCGTATAGGCCAGTGCAGGGACGTGACAGTGTTCAGACTCATCTCTCTGGGAACAGTGGAGGAGGTCATCTACCTGCGCCAGGTCTACAAACAG CAGTTGCAGTCTTTAGTGATGGGTAAGGAGAGTGCCCGGCGGTACTTTGATGCAGTGCAGGGGCCCGACGGACAGAAGGGGGAGCTGTTTGGGATACAGAACCTCTTCAGGCTGCAGACCCAGGGGACCTGCCTCACCAGGAGAATACTGGAG CGGGAGGGACGAGTGGAGGTAGGAGTAATGACGGCCAGCACCCAcacaggggaagaggaggagaggaagagcgagagc GAGGCTGGGGAGGTTTCCGCAAGGGACCACTGTGAACTGGGCAACGGAGGGGCGATCGGCAGTGTAGGGGCCTCGAGGATCCCCAGGGGAACAACCAGTGGGGTACTGGACTTCAGCAGTGGCAGTGAGGAAGAGGGGGGACGGGGGGGCAGGAGTAAGGTGGAGAAGGGGAACACTACCCTTCCTGGCCGACTCAGTCTCCTACAGCATGGCTTCTCCAGGTTGCtccagaggtcaggggtcagggctgGGTCAGAATCAGGGGAGCATAGCCAGAGTGAGGGGGGAAGGAGTGATTCTGAGGATGACAGTGATGAAGACACTTCTGCCGTGGCACCAAAGGGCCTCAGCACCGCAGGGAGTGGGGGCCCCCAGACCCCTACATTGGCCCCCAAGGGTGGGAACCACCTGGATGCAGCTCCTCTGAAGAACGACTGGGACGTCTCCAGTGGCTCTGAGACAGAGGAAGaaaggaatggagggagaggggatggaCAGAGGGGGCGAGACCATGATCCTGTTACACTGTCAGGAGAGAGTGATGACATGGGGAGAAAAATACCAAATCTGAAACGAGGAAtaatgaggaagaggagggtggaggaggacagTGATGATGATTCACCCCCCTCCGGCGGAGGCAAACGATCTAACACTAAATCTCCAGTTTCCAGAATGCACCAGGTGGTGTTTGACTCTGAGTCTGAGGATATTGACATAAACATTGAGGAGCTAATCCGACCTTGTGCACAAACTCATGTGCTTAAGAGACCCACAGCACACCTGAGAAGGAGGGAGATGGGAAGAGCTGGTAAGAGAGAGACCAGCAACAGACCAGTAGACCAGAGTAGAAGAACCAGACAAGCAGAGGACATTGAGACTTTTACCTCCTCAGACGAAAACCACACTCCAGTCGAAAGAGTGCGATCTGTTACAGCCCCACAGAACCACAATCATGGCCCAGACCCACAGACAGACCAACACGGAACGGGGGCGTTTACAGGTCTGAAAAACCCAAAAGCGAACCAGACTGTCCCTTCTGCCAAAGGACCGCCCTGTGGAACGATTGACAATGTGTTAG gtggTGTACGGGAGGTGGTTTACACCCACTCTAACCAATATGTGGTGGGCGGGAGCAAGGCCGAGGAGCGAATCAGCAGAGCCGCTCTCAGAGACGTGTTTGAGCGCAGGAGGTTCTCCCAGCTTCCAGCCAATGAACTCCGGGACACACAGGAG ACCCAGCCTGAACACACTCCACCATTCTATACTTCCCATAATGATGTTGGTTGGGTGGGAGCAGTGCACAGACCCAGTGTGGACCACCCAGTCACACACACCATCAGGAGCGTCCACCACCCCACCCAACACACCACCGTCATTATTGGAGAGACCCCCGGAACCATCCGAAG GCAGCAGCTGGAGGAGATGGCGTGTGTATTTGGATCCAGTTCATTGAGACAGTTTGCTGAGGAGGTTCTGAGGAGTACCTCTGCCCAGAGACTGGCTCAGCTACGACAGTACTACACTGACCAGGGCCCTGGGGTGGCTTCCATCATCAGGGAGAACTTCGCAGAACCACACACAGCCCAGCCCAAAGTTGACAGGACAGCCTCAAagccttcctcctcctctacaaCCAAACACAGACCCAGCTCCAAAAGGAACCAGCGAGTTTCTCTAGAACTCCAAGCAgcacctagaaccccacataggtCCGTTCCAGAACCCCAGAGGGATGTTTCCTCTTCTGAGGAGCAGAGGGTCCGGAACACCAGAGGAGGGAAGAAGAAGAGTGGTAATAGTGGAGTGTCCAGAGCTGCTCAGTGCTCCAGCTCAGACCTGGACAATAGTAGGAGTAGTCCTCTGGGACCAGGGGCCTCTGGAGCTCAACccgtttcctcctcctcttcttcagctCTCAGCCATCCCCAGGCTAAGCCCACAGCCAGCCCTCAGAGAGGGAGGAGCAGCCTGCTGTCCTCCCCCAGGAAGAGTGAGGCTGTGAGGAGGCAGCGGTACAGAGCTCAGCCTTCCTCTCCCCCCAGCCAGCAGGTCCTCCTCACAGAGCTGCTAGGAGACACCTCCATCCTGGACGACCTGCTGCGACCCAGAAGCAAGGCCTCCTCAGAGCCTCAGAGGGGCTTCCCAAAAACCCCTACCTCACGGGCTGTCTTTACACCCACTTCTCACTCTGCCACACCTGCCTCCTGTCACCCTACAACGCCTCCCAAACCGCCCAGCACACCCCACCCTCGGCCCCTGACAAAACCCGTCCCAGGCCCTTCTTCTACTACTACTCCCCCCTCTCGATCCGTCACCACACCCCTCACACACCCCATTACGCCACTTTTCTCTCTAGCCCCTGAGAGGTCAAAGAACAGCCACAGAGacttctgggacattttggaggaGGGTAACGAGGAGAGGATCAACAAACTGACGGACCTGTCGGAGGTAGAGCGGGTGTGTGAGAGTGCTAGCATCAGGGCCAGAGGaggaacagggggaggagaggagaaagggaataCGTCATTCTGGAAGAGGAACGACAAGTTCCTGTGGAAGAAGTGA
- the ercc6l2 gene encoding DNA excision repair protein ERCC-6-like 2 isoform X1, translated as MMASTSTADIKVWHEGDRCLAPSPRDGTLLRGGTIQKLPSTSHGEDMALVKFTDQHDEDEEEGAVFPVCKLQRPDTNQSSTSVVSAQEKPLFLCSQTPPGPSEPLVLSQSGVAVPYTINRYLRYYQKEGIQFIYDNYAQSRGCILGDDMGLGKTIQVIGFLAAVLGKTGTWEDIENNRPQFLLTQIPTQRSKPRKVFLIVAPLSVLYNWKEELETWGHFLTVVVHGLRKEEELARIRRGRSEIALTTYETLRLCPEQFNSIDWSAVIVDEAHKIKNPNSQITGAMKELRCPVRVGLTGTILQNNLDELWCVMDWANPRCLGSLGNFKNMFSDPIELGQKHSVTKRALATGRRAARALAGKLSHWFLRRTKALIREQLPKKDDRVVYCSLTSFQQTVYQAVLDTEDVTLLLRSSEKCDCHSGRSRRKCCYKVNARGVRVTDLYFSYLAILRKVANHVALLQSKGKTSKKQEQYVNEICEKVFQKFPDFTEKCKQAAFEAMSDPMYSGKMKVLQKLLKHYMQRKDKVLLFSLSTKLLDVLESYCMADGLEYSRLDGNTKSRERLKIVKEFNSCPDINLCLVSTMAGGLGLNFVGANIVVLFDPTWNPANDLQAIDRAYRIGQCRDVTVFRLISLGTVEEVIYLRQVYKQQLQSLVMGKESARRYFDAVQGPDGQKGELFGIQNLFRLQTQGTCLTRRILEREGRVEVGVMTASTHTGEEEERKSESEAGEVSARDHCELGNGGAIGSVGASRIPRGTTSGVLDFSSGSEEEGGRGGRSKVEKGNTTLPGRLSLLQHGFSRLLQRSGVRAGSESGEHSQSEGGRSDSEDDSDEDTSAVAPKGLSTAGSGGPQTPTLAPKGGNHLDAAPLKNDWDVSSGSETEEERNGGRGDGQRGRDHDPVTLSGESDDMGRKIPNLKRGIMRKRRVEEDSDDDSPPSGGGKRSNTKSPVSRMHQVVFDSESEDIDINIEELIRPCAQTHVLKRPTAHLRRREMGRAGKRETSNRPVDQSRRTRQAEDIETFTSSDENHTPVERVRSVTAPQNHNHGPDPQTDQHGTGAFTGLKNPKANQTVPSAKGPPCGTIDNVLGGVREVVYTHSNQYVVGGSKAEERISRAALRDVFERRRFSQLPANELRDTQETQPEHTPPFYTSHNDVGWVGAVHRPSVDHPVTHTIRSVHHPTQHTTVIIGETPGTIRRQQLEEMACVFGSSSLRQFAEEVLRSTSAQRLAQLRQYYTDQGPGVASIIRENFAEPHTAQPKVDRTASKPSSSSTTKHRPSSKRNQRVSLELQAAPRTPHRSVPEPQRDVSSSEEQRVRNTRGGKKKSGNSGVSRAAQCSSSDLDNSRSSPLGPGASGAQPVSSSSSSALSHPQAKPTASPQRGRSSLLSSPRKSEAVRRQRYRAQPSSPPSQQVLLTELLGDTSILDDLLRPRSKASSEPQRGFPKTPTSRAVFTPTSHSATPASCHPTTPPKPPSTPHPRPLTKPVPGPSSTTTPPSRSVTTPLTHPITPLFSLAPERSKNSHRDFWDILEEGNEERINKLTDLSEVERVCESASIRARGGTGGGEEKGNTSFWKRNDKFLWKK; from the exons ATGATGGCTTCAACTTCCACAGCTGACATAAAAG TGTGGCATGAGGGCGACAGATGCCTCGCTCCCAGCCCCAGAGATGGCACCCTACTACGAGGGGGGACAATCCAGAAACTCCCTTCCACTTCTCATGGTGAGGACATGGCACTGGTGAAGTTCACAGATCAACATGATGAAGATGAAGAAGAGGGGGCAGTCTTTCCAGTCTGTAAACTCCAGAGACCAGACACAAACCAGTCGTCCACCAGTGTAGTCTCTGCCCAGGAGAAGCCTCTATTCCTCTGCAGCCAGACACCCCCCGGTCCATCAGAGCCCTTGGTGTTGTCACAGAGTGGTGTGGCAGTCCCATACACCATCAACAG GTACCTGAGGTACTACCAGAAGGAAGGGATCCAGTTCATCTATGACAACTATGCCCAGTCCAGAGGATGTATCCTGGGAGATGACATGGGCCTGGGCAAGACCATTCAG GTCATTGGTTTCCTGGCTGCTGTGCTGGGTAAAACAGGGACATGGGAAGACATTGAGAACAACAGGCCTCAGTTTCTTCTCACTCAGATACCCACACAGCGAAGCAAACCCCGAAAG GTGTTCCTGATTGTGGCCCCTCTGTCGGTGCTGTACAACTGGAAAGAGGAGCTGGAGACGTGGGGTCACTTCCTGACCGTGGTGGTCCACGGtctgaggaaagaggaggagctgGCTCGCATCCGGAGGGGACGCTCTGAGATCGCCCTCACCACGTACGAGACCCTACGCCTCTGTCCGGAGCAGTTTAACAG CATTGACTGGTCTGCTGTGATAGTGGACGAGGCCCACAAGATCAAGAACCCCAACTCTCAGATCACTGGGGCAATGAAGGAGCTGAGGTGTCCGGTCAGAGTGGGCCTCACTGGCACAATCCTGCAGAACAACCTGGATGAGCTCTGGTGTGTCATGGACTG GGCCAACCCTCGTTGCCTTGGCAGCCTGGGTAACTTCAAGAATATGTTTTCGGACCCCATCGAACTGGGGCAGAAGCACAGCGTAACTAAGCGGGCGCTAGCGACAGGCAGGAGGGCGGCCCGGGCCCTGGCTGGGAAGCTCTCCCATTGGTTTCTCCGGAGGACCAAGGCTCTTATCAGAGAGCAGCTGCCCAAAAAAGACGACCGG GTGGTGTACTGTTCGCTAACGTCGTTCCAGCAGACTGTGTACCAGGCGGTACTGGACACGGAGGACGTCACCCTGCTCTTGCGCTCCTCAGAGAAGTGCGACTGTCACAGTGGACGCTCCCGCAGGAAGTGCTGCTACAAG GTGAATGCTCGGGGTGTGCGTGTGACAGACCTGTACTTCAGTTACTTGGCCATTCTCAGGAAGGTGGCCAACCACGTGGCTTTACTGCAGTCCAAGGGGAAAACCAGCAAAAAGCAG GAGCAGTATGTCAATGAGATCTGTGAGAAGGTGTTCCAGAAGTTTCCTGACTTCACAGAGAAATGCAAGCAGGCAGCATTTGAGGCCATGTCAGACCCCATGTACAGCGGAAAGATGAAG GTTCTACAGAAGTTGTTGAAACATTACATGCAGAGAAAAGACAAAGTACTATTATTCTCCCTCTCCACTAAG CTGCTGGACGTGCTGGAGAGCTACTGCATGGCAGATGGGCTGGAGTATAGCAGACTGGATGGCAACACCAAGTCCAGAGAGAGGCTGAAGATCGTCAAAGAGTTCAACAGCTGCCCTGACATCAACCTCTGCCTGGTCTCCACCAT GGCAGGGGGTCTGGGCCTGAACTTTGTGGGGGCCAACATTGTGGTCCTGTTTGATCCCACCTGGAACCCTGCCAATGACCTGCAGGCAATTGACAG GGCGTATCGTATAGGCCAGTGCAGGGACGTGACAGTGTTCAGACTCATCTCTCTGGGAACAGTGGAGGAGGTCATCTACCTGCGCCAGGTCTACAAACAG CAGTTGCAGTCTTTAGTGATGGGTAAGGAGAGTGCCCGGCGGTACTTTGATGCAGTGCAGGGGCCCGACGGACAGAAGGGGGAGCTGTTTGGGATACAGAACCTCTTCAGGCTGCAGACCCAGGGGACCTGCCTCACCAGGAGAATACTGGAG CGGGAGGGACGAGTGGAGGTAGGAGTAATGACGGCCAGCACCCAcacaggggaagaggaggagaggaagagcgagagc GAGGCTGGGGAGGTTTCCGCAAGGGACCACTGTGAACTGGGCAACGGAGGGGCGATCGGCAGTGTAGGGGCCTCGAGGATCCCCAGGGGAACAACCAGTGGGGTACTGGACTTCAGCAGTGGCAGTGAGGAAGAGGGGGGACGGGGGGGCAGGAGTAAGGTGGAGAAGGGGAACACTACCCTTCCTGGCCGACTCAGTCTCCTACAGCATGGCTTCTCCAGGTTGCtccagaggtcaggggtcagggctgGGTCAGAATCAGGGGAGCATAGCCAGAGTGAGGGGGGAAGGAGTGATTCTGAGGATGACAGTGATGAAGACACTTCTGCCGTGGCACCAAAGGGCCTCAGCACCGCAGGGAGTGGGGGCCCCCAGACCCCTACATTGGCCCCCAAGGGTGGGAACCACCTGGATGCAGCTCCTCTGAAGAACGACTGGGACGTCTCCAGTGGCTCTGAGACAGAGGAAGaaaggaatggagggagaggggatggaCAGAGGGGGCGAGACCATGATCCTGTTACACTGTCAGGAGAGAGTGATGACATGGGGAGAAAAATACCAAATCTGAAACGAGGAAtaatgaggaagaggagggtggaggaggacagTGATGATGATTCACCCCCCTCCGGCGGAGGCAAACGATCTAACACTAAATCTCCAGTTTCCAGAATGCACCAGGTGGTGTTTGACTCTGAGTCTGAGGATATTGACATAAACATTGAGGAGCTAATCCGACCTTGTGCACAAACTCATGTGCTTAAGAGACCCACAGCACACCTGAGAAGGAGGGAGATGGGAAGAGCTGGTAAGAGAGAGACCAGCAACAGACCAGTAGACCAGAGTAGAAGAACCAGACAAGCAGAGGACATTGAGACTTTTACCTCCTCAGACGAAAACCACACTCCAGTCGAAAGAGTGCGATCTGTTACAGCCCCACAGAACCACAATCATGGCCCAGACCCACAGACAGACCAACACGGAACGGGGGCGTTTACAGGTCTGAAAAACCCAAAAGCGAACCAGACTGTCCCTTCTGCCAAAGGACCGCCCTGTGGAACGATTGACAATGTGTTAG gtggTGTACGGGAGGTGGTTTACACCCACTCTAACCAATATGTGGTGGGCGGGAGCAAGGCCGAGGAGCGAATCAGCAGAGCCGCTCTCAGAGACGTGTTTGAGCGCAGGAGGTTCTCCCAGCTTCCAGCCAATGAACTCCGGGACACACAGGAG ACCCAGCCTGAACACACTCCACCATTCTATACTTCCCATAATGATGTTGGTTGGGTGGGAGCAGTGCACAGACCCAGTGTGGACCACCCAGTCACACACACCATCAGGAGCGTCCACCACCCCACCCAACACACCACCGTCATTATTGGAGAGACCCCCGGAACCATCCGAAG GCAGCAGCTGGAGGAGATGGCGTGTGTATTTGGATCCAGTTCATTGAGACAGTTTGCTGAGGAGGTTCTGAGGAGTACCTCTGCCCAGAGACTGGCTCAGCTACGACAGTACTACACTGACCAGGGCCCTGGGGTGGCTTCCATCATCAGGGAGAACTTCGCAGAACCACACACAGCCCAGCCCAAAGTTGACAGGACAGCCTCAAagccttcctcctcctctacaaCCAAACACAGACCCAGCTCCAAAAGGAACCAGCGAGTTTCTCTAGAACTCCAAGCAgcacctagaaccccacataggtCCGTTCCAGAACCCCAGAGGGATGTTTCCTCTTCTGAGGAGCAGAGGGTCCGGAACACCAGAGGAGGGAAGAAGAAGAGTGGTAATAGTGGAGTGTCCAGAGCTGCTCAGTGCTCCAGCTCAGACCTGGACAATAGTAGGAGTAGTCCTCTGGGACCAGGGGCCTCTGGAGCTCAACccgtttcctcctcctcttcttcagctCTCAGCCATCCCCAGGCTAAGCCCACAGCCAGCCCTCAGAGAGGGAGGAGCAGCCTGCTGTCCTCCCCCAGGAAGAGTGAGGCTGTGAGGAGGCAGCGGTACAGAGCTCAGCCTTCCTCTCCCCCCAGCCAGCAGGTCCTCCTCACAGAGCTGCTAGGAGACACCTCCATCCTGGACGACCTGCTGCGACCCAGAAGCAAGGCCTCCTCAGAGCCTCAGAGGGGCTTCCCAAAAACCCCTACCTCACGGGCTGTCTTTACACCCACTTCTCACTCTGCCACACCTGCCTCCTGTCACCCTACAACGCCTCCCAAACCGCCCAGCACACCCCACCCTCGGCCCCTGACAAAACCCGTCCCAGGCCCTTCTTCTACTACTACTCCCCCCTCTCGATCCGTCACCACACCCCTCACACACCCCATTACGCCACTTTTCTCTCTAGCCCCTGAGAGGTCAAAGAACAGCCACAGAGacttctgggacattttggaggaGGGTAACGAGGAGAGGATCAACAAACTGACGGACCTGTCGGAGGTAGAGCGGGTGTGTGAGAGTGCTAGCATCAGGGCCAGAGGaggaacagggggaggagaggagaaagggaataCGTCATTCTGGAAGAGGAACGACAAGTTCCTGTGGAAGAAGTGA